AGTGCGCCTGGCGGGCGCCGGTGCGCCACTCGGGGTCGACGCGGGCGTGGACCTCACGGCCGGGGTCGAGCTCGCCCTCGAGCACGCGCACCTGGTGGACGACCAGGCCCTTGATGGGGCGCTGGACGTCGAGCACCTCGATGCGGCCGCCGTCGAAGACGATCGTCCCGGCGTCGGCCGCCTGTCCGCCGGACTCGGCGTAGAACGGCGTGCGGTCGAGCACGAGCTCGCCGACCTCCCCCTCGACCAGGCGCTGCACCGGGGCTCCGCCGCTGAGCAGGGCCAGCGGCTTCGACTCGGTCTCGAGCGTCTCGTAGGCCAGCCACTCGGTCGGGCCGAACTCGTCGAACACGCCGCGGTAGACGGCCGTGTCGCCGTGGGCGCCCTTCTTGGCACGAGCGTCGGCCTTGGCACGCTCTCGCTGCTCGGCCATCAGCCCGCGGAACCCCTGCTCGTCGACGGTGAGGCCCTGCTCGGCCGCCATCTCGAGGGTCAGGTCGATGGGGAAGCCGTAGGTGTCGTGCAGCGCGAAGGCGCGCTCTCCGGAGAGCGTGGTGCCGCCGGTGGACTTCACCTCGGAGGCAGCGGTGTCGAAGATCTGCGTGCCGGCCTGGAGCGTCTTGCGGAACGCGTCCTCCTCGGCGAAGGCGACCTGCGAGATGCGCGGCCAGTCGGTCAGGAGGTTGTCGTAGGTCTCCCCCATCCTGTCGCGGGAGATCGGCATCAGCTCGGGAAGCACGGGGGCGTCGCAGCCCAGCAGCCGCATCGACCGCACCGCGCGGCGCAGCAGCCGGCGCAGCACGTAGCCCCGACCGTCGTTGCCGGGCGTCACGCCGTCACCGATCAGCATCATCGAGGACCGGACGTGGTCGGCGACCACGCGGAAGCGGACGTCGTCCTGGGGGTCGGCACCGTAGGTCTTGCCGGTCATCTCCTCGGCCTTGGCGATGACGGGGTAGACGACGTCGATCTCGTACATGTTCTTCTTGCCCTGCAGCAGCAGCGCGACCCGGTCGAGGCCCATGCCGGTGTCGATGTTCTTCTTCGGCAGCGAGCCGGCGATGTCGAAGTCCGACTTGGACCGCACGGCGCTGAGCTCGTCCTGCATGAAGACGAGGTTCCAGATCTCCAGCAGCCGGTCCTCGAGCTCGACCGGCATGTCCGGGCCGAGCGCGGCGGGGTCGAAGTCGGGACCCCACTCGGGACCGCGGTCGTAGAGGATCTCCGAGCAGGGCCCGCCGGGGCCCGGGACGCCCATCGACCAGTAGTTCTCCTTCGGGCCGAGCTGGACGATCCGCTCGCGCGGCAGTCCGGTGACGTTCATCCAGATGCCGATGGCCTCCTCGTCGCCGACCAGCACCGACGGGTAGAGGCGGTCCTGCTCGAGTCCGTAGCCACCGTCGGCGACGGGCTTGGTGATCAGGTCCCAGGCCAGCTCGATGGCACCGGCCTTGAAGTAGTCGCCGAAGGAGAAGTTGCCGCACATCTCGAAGAACGTGCCGTGGCGGGTGGTCTTGCCGACGTCCTCGATGTCGGGGGTGCGCACGCACTTCTGGATGCTGGTCGCGCGCACGAACGGCGGCGTCTCCTGGCCCAGGAAGTAGGGCTTGAACGGCACCATCCCCGCCGGGACGAACAGCAGGTTGGGGTCGTCGGCGAGCAGCGAGGCGGACGGCACCACGGCGTGTCCGGCGGCCTCGAAGTGCGCGAGGAAGCGGCGGCGGATCTCGGCGGTGTCCATCAGTGGTCCTTCGTCTCGGTGGTGCTCGTGGTCAGCTCGGGAGGATGCCCGGTCCCCAGGGGCCGCAGCCCGAGCTGCTCGCGCAGCTCGGTCTCGCGCTCGGCACGGCCCTGCTGGACCTCCTCGGCGAAGAGCCGGGCGCCGGCCTGCCACCCGCGTACGCGGTCGCGTACGCCGTCGGCGGTGAGTGAGTCGGCGACGCGGCGGGCGCGGGCAGCGGCGTAGACCCCGACCCCCGCTCCGGCGACGAACCAGAGTGGGCGACCCATCAGGCGACGTCCTCGCCGAGGTCGGCGCGGGCGTCGGCGCGCTCGCGGGCACGGAACTCGCGCATGGCCTGCTTCACCTCGGCGCGGCGCTCGCGGCCCGCACGGCGCGACTCCTGCCGCACCGCGAAGCGGATCCGGTTGCGGCTCTCGGCCGACATGGCCCGCCGCAGGCCGTGGGACCAGCCGGCCGCCCGGACCACGGTCTCGCGGACGACGAGGTCGGTGAACAGGCGACCGTCGATGGGCCGGGCCACGGGCGGGTCGACCTCGGGCCCACGGTGGGGCGCCGTCCCACGTGCGGGGTCGTCGAGCCCGGTGATCACGAACGCGGACGCGCCGGCCTCGGCGTGCGGCGCTGGGGCACGCTCGGACAGCGACGCCGTGAGGGACTCGGCGAGCGACTCCGCACGCGCCTCGGCGCGGCGAGCGCGACGATGCGCGAGCAGCGCCACGGCGAGCGCCACCAGCGCCACCACGACCGCTGCACCCAGCCACGCCTGCTCCGTCGTCACGGCGCCGAGCCTACAAGCCTCACGCGACGGCGGGTCAGCCGCCGCGGACGATCCGCCGGACCCGCTCCCAGCGCTCCTTGACGCCTGCCTCGGCGCCGAGCGACGTCGGACGGTAGTAGCTCGCGTCGGCGAGGACGTCGGGAAGGTACTGCTGCTCGGCCACACCGAAGGGCTTGTCGTGGGGGTAGGCGTAGCCCTTGCCGTGCCCGAGGTCCGTGGCGCCGCCGTAGTGGGCGTCGCGCAGGTGGGAGGGCACCTGCCCGATCTTCCCGGCCCGTACGTCGGAGAGGGCCGCGTCGATCGCGGTGATCACGGCGTTGGACTTGGGGGCGACGGCGAGGTGGATGGTGGCCTGGGCGAGGTTGATCCTCGCCTCCGGCATCCCGATGAGCTGCACCGCCTGGGCGGCCGCGACGGCCGCCTGCAGCGCGGTCGGGTCGGCCAGCCCGACGTCCTCGCTCGCGTGCACCACGAGGCGGCGGGCGATGAAGCGCGGGTCCTCGCCCGCCTCGATCATCCGGGCGAGGTAGTGCAGCGCCGCGTCGGGGTCTGACCCGCGGATCGACTTGATGAAGGCGGAGATCACGTCGTAGTGCTGGTCGCCCTGCCGGTCGTAGCGCACGGCGGCCTGGTCGACCGCGGTCTCGGCGGTGGCGAGGTCGATCGTGGCCACGCCGTTGCTGCTCGCGGCGCCGGCGGCGGCCTCGAGGTAGGTGAGGGCGCGCCGGGCGTCACCGCCGGCGAGGCGGACGAGGTGGTCGCGGGCGTCGTCCTCGAGGACCGTGCTGCCGGCCAGCCCCCGCTCGTCGACGAGCGCCTGGTCGATCACCTCGGCGACGTCCTCGTCGGTCAGCGACTGCAGCCGCAGCAGCAGGCTGCGCGAGAGGAGCGGGCTGATCACCGAGAAGAACGGGTTCTCCGTGGTGGCGGCGATCAGGGTGACCCACCGGTTCTCCACGCCCGGCAGCAGCGCGTCCTGCTGAGCCTTGGTGAAACGGTGCACCTCGTCGACGAACAGGACGGTCTCCTGACCGCCCCTGGCCAGCTCGGCCCGGGCGCCGTCGATGGCGGCGCGCACCTCCTTCACCCCGGCGGCGACCGCCGAGACCTCCACGAACCGGCGTCGGGTCTGCTGGCTCACGATCGCCGCGATCGTGGTCTTGCCGGTGCCGGGCGGGCCCCACAGCAGCAGCGACATCGACTGGTCGCCCTCGATCAGCCGGCGAAGCGGAGAGCCGGCCGCCCGCAGCTGCTGCTGGCCGACGAGCTCGTCGATCGTGCGCGGCCGCATGCGCACGGCCAGGGGCGCGGACGCGTGCGTGTTGGCGCCCAGCGAGCCGGCGCTGGGCACGGAGCCGGGCGCGGGTTGCCCCGCGCCCGGGATCTCGAAGAGGCCGTCCACGCCGGGAAGTATCCCCCGGGCGCCGACGGCGCTCGACTCAGGCCCCCGTCGTCTGCTTGGTCCGGAGGTCGTACCAGGTCTTCTCGTAGCCCGGGATCGTGAGCTGGGTGTTGCTGGGCGTGGCGCCCGGCACCGGCGTGCCCTGGTCGTCGACGCCGAGCAGCTCGGTCGTCACCGGAGTGGCGGGATGCGCGCCCAGCTCGCCCGCGAAGTGGCAGGCCACCTTGTGGCGCTTGCCGATCTGCAGCAGCGGCGGCTCGACCTTCGCGCAGATCTCCTGCGCGAACTGGCAGCGGGTGCGGAACCGGCAGCCCGACGGCGGGTTGATCGGGCTCGGCACGTCACCCTCGAGCCGGATGCGCTCGCGCCGGCCGCCGATCGCGGCCTGCTTCACGTCGGGCACCGCGGACAGCAGCGCCTGGGTGTAGGGGTGGTGCGGCTTGGCGTAGATCGTCTCCCGGTCGCCGATCTCCACGATCTTGCCGAGGTACATCACGGCGATCTCGGGGCAGAAGTGGCGCACGATGGCGAGGTC
The sequence above is drawn from the Nocardioides sp. zg-1228 genome and encodes:
- the alaS gene encoding alanine--tRNA ligase, whose protein sequence is MDTAEIRRRFLAHFEAAGHAVVPSASLLADDPNLLFVPAGMVPFKPYFLGQETPPFVRATSIQKCVRTPDIEDVGKTTRHGTFFEMCGNFSFGDYFKAGAIELAWDLITKPVADGGYGLEQDRLYPSVLVGDEEAIGIWMNVTGLPRERIVQLGPKENYWSMGVPGPGGPCSEILYDRGPEWGPDFDPAALGPDMPVELEDRLLEIWNLVFMQDELSAVRSKSDFDIAGSLPKKNIDTGMGLDRVALLLQGKKNMYEIDVVYPVIAKAEEMTGKTYGADPQDDVRFRVVADHVRSSMMLIGDGVTPGNDGRGYVLRRLLRRAVRSMRLLGCDAPVLPELMPISRDRMGETYDNLLTDWPRISQVAFAEEDAFRKTLQAGTQIFDTAASEVKSTGGTTLSGERAFALHDTYGFPIDLTLEMAAEQGLTVDEQGFRGLMAEQRERAKADARAKKGAHGDTAVYRGVFDEFGPTEWLAYETLETESKPLALLSGGAPVQRLVEGEVGELVLDRTPFYAESGGQAADAGTIVFDGGRIEVLDVQRPIKGLVVHQVRVLEGELDPGREVHARVDPEWRTGARQAHSGTHVVHAALREVLGPTALQSGSYNRPGYLRLDFGWTQALTPEQVRDIESVSQQALRADLPVHWDYMTLEQAKEWGAIALFGETYDNTKVRVVEIGGPWSRELCGGTHVDHSSQIGTVVVTGETSVGSGNRRIEALTGVEGFGYLARERDVVAQLTGLLKTQPDDLVSRVQGLTERLRAAEKELEKARLAQLLGASADLAAGASQVGPVKLVAHRADGAGAGDVRNLALDVRGRLPQGEPGVVVIIGQAGGKVSVVAATNDQARARGLSAGDLVRAVGPLLGGKGGGKDDVAQGGGTDASRIDEALDLVGREVAQRATQV
- a CDS encoding replication-associated recombination protein A, yielding MPSAGSLGANTHASAPLAVRMRPRTIDELVGQQQLRAAGSPLRRLIEGDQSMSLLLWGPPGTGKTTIAAIVSQQTRRRFVEVSAVAAGVKEVRAAIDGARAELARGGQETVLFVDEVHRFTKAQQDALLPGVENRWVTLIAATTENPFFSVISPLLSRSLLLRLQSLTDEDVAEVIDQALVDERGLAGSTVLEDDARDHLVRLAGGDARRALTYLEAAAGAASSNGVATIDLATAETAVDQAAVRYDRQGDQHYDVISAFIKSIRGSDPDAALHYLARMIEAGEDPRFIARRLVVHASEDVGLADPTALQAAVAAAQAVQLIGMPEARINLAQATIHLAVAPKSNAVITAIDAALSDVRAGKIGQVPSHLRDAHYGGATDLGHGKGYAYPHDKPFGVAEQQYLPDVLADASYYRPTSLGAEAGVKERWERVRRIVRGG
- a CDS encoding DUF6167 family protein, producing the protein MGRPLWFVAGAGVGVYAAARARRVADSLTADGVRDRVRGWQAGARLFAEEVQQGRAERETELREQLGLRPLGTGHPPELTTSTTETKDH